Proteins from a genomic interval of Ndongobacter massiliensis:
- a CDS encoding CCA tRNA nucleotidyltransferase — MSPVHRIVDPFSGIPSAVHRFLRCLEAAGYEAFLVGGAVRDALLGRQLHDWDVATSARPDACAALFGEAVVSRAGARFGTLGILYEQTYFEVTSYRGDGAYDGRRPARVQAVRTLEEDLARRDFSINAMAWSEATGLVDPYGGQRDLQRHVLRTVGDPRVRFSEDALRMLRAVRFSAAYALEPVPELVFAIQKLAPSVSCLSEERIFWELDRMVQKESFFQAMDFLSKWGLWPTLFPNASEQSPPLSLRIAEGRVARWMLLCEATETWYLVEKDRALRRSVQKLRELPKPTALPAAQTDLRRLMGRAGTDFSAYCDYLRAWVEGKKAAAETDGEWTHATALAKRVSNFFYRAREVKKQGLALSQKDLAIKGADLLQIGYNEGKEIGETLVALEEAVLSDRVANTKVALLAQARRWNEEKRERSGNQAAHRE; from the coding sequence ATGAGTCCCGTGCATCGCATCGTCGATCCCTTTTCGGGCATTCCTTCGGCTGTGCACCGCTTTTTGCGATGCTTGGAAGCGGCGGGGTATGAAGCATTTTTGGTCGGGGGTGCGGTGCGCGATGCACTATTGGGACGGCAGCTGCACGATTGGGACGTAGCGACATCGGCGCGTCCGGACGCCTGTGCGGCACTTTTCGGCGAAGCGGTTGTGTCTCGTGCGGGTGCACGCTTCGGCACATTGGGCATTCTTTATGAACAGACCTATTTTGAGGTCACCTCATATCGCGGGGACGGCGCTTATGACGGGCGGCGTCCCGCCCGGGTGCAGGCGGTGCGGACGCTGGAGGAAGATCTTGCGCGACGAGATTTTTCTATCAACGCAATGGCGTGGAGTGAAGCGACCGGGCTCGTCGATCCGTATGGCGGACAGAGGGATTTGCAGCGTCATGTTTTGCGCACCGTGGGAGATCCTCGGGTGCGCTTTTCCGAAGATGCGCTGCGTATGCTGCGCGCCGTGCGCTTTTCCGCGGCGTATGCATTGGAGCCGGTGCCGGAGCTGGTTTTTGCCATTCAAAAATTGGCGCCCTCTGTTTCTTGCTTGAGTGAAGAACGCATTTTTTGGGAATTGGACCGGATGGTGCAAAAGGAGTCCTTTTTTCAGGCCATGGATTTTCTATCGAAATGGGGACTTTGGCCGACTTTATTTCCGAATGCATCGGAGCAATCACCGCCACTTTCGCTGCGTATCGCCGAAGGACGCGTCGCGCGCTGGATGCTTTTGTGTGAAGCGACCGAGACGTGGTATTTGGTCGAAAAGGATCGGGCGCTGCGTCGTTCGGTGCAGAAGCTGCGGGAACTTCCGAAGCCGACTGCGCTTCCTGCCGCACAGACGGATCTGCGCCGCCTGATGGGTCGTGCGGGAACGGATTTTTCGGCATATTGCGACTATTTGCGCGCTTGGGTTGAGGGAAAGAAAGCGGCTGCCGAAACGGACGGCGAATGGACCCATGCTACGGCACTTGCCAAGCGCGTGTCCAACTTTTTTTATCGGGCACGGGAGGTAAAAAAACAGGGACTTGCGCTTTCCCAAAAAGATTTAGCTATCAAGGGCGCAGATTTATTGCAAATCGGGTACAATGAAGGAAAAGAAATTGGCGAGACATTGGTGGCGTTGGAGGAAGCGGTTTTGAGCGATCGGGTGGCAAACACGAAGGTCGCTTTGTTGGCACAGGCGCGCCGATGGAACGAGGAAAAGAGGGAAAGAAGTGGAAACCAAGCGGCTCATCGTGAGTGA